One segment of Engraulis encrasicolus isolate BLACKSEA-1 chromosome 7, IST_EnEncr_1.0, whole genome shotgun sequence DNA contains the following:
- the ucp2 gene encoding mitochondrial uncoupling protein 2: MVGFGPADVPPTAAVKFVGAGTAACIADLVTFPLDTAKVRLQIQGEAKGRSNGGGPAKGLQYKGVFGTITTMVRTEGARSLYNGLVAGLQRQMSFASVRIGLYDSVKQFYTKGSEHAGIGSRLLAGCTTGAMAVAVAQPTDVVKVRFQAQVSCAEGAKRYQGTMDAYRTIARQEGVKGLWKGMGPNVARNAIVNCTELVTYDLIKDALIRSTPLTDDLPCHFTSAFGAGFCTTVIASPVDVVKTRYMNSSNGQYKSAVSCALNMFLKEGPMAFYKGFMPSFLRLGSWNVVMFVTYEQLKRAMMQARNNYASPL; this comes from the exons ATGGTCGGATTTGGTCCTGCTGATGTGCCTCCTACGGCAGCTGTGAAGTTTGTGGGTGCTGGGACGGCGGCTTGCATCGCTGACCTGGTTACCTTCCCACTAGACACTGCCAAAGTTCGGCTACAG ATCCAAGGCGAGGCCAAGGGCCGCAGTAATGGCGGCGGGCCAGCCAAGGGACTCCAGTACAAGGGCGTGTTtggcaccatcaccaccatggtGCGAACCGAAGGCGCCCGCAGCCTCTACAACGGCCTGGTGGCCGGACTCCAGAGGCAGATGAGCTTCGCCTCCGTCCGCATTGGACTCTACGACTCAGTCAAGCAGTTTTACACCAAGGGCTCAGAAC ATGCCGGGATCGGTAGCCGGCTCCTGGCTGGGTGCACGACCGGGGCCATGGCTGTGGCCGTGGCTCAGCCCACTGATGTGGTCAAGGTGCGCTTCCAGGCGCAGGTGAGCTGTGCCGAAGGCGCCAAGAGGTACCAGGGCACCATGGATGCCTACAGGACCATCGCCAGACAGGAGGGAGTCAAAGGACTGTGGAAAG GAATGGGACCAAACGTCGCCCGCAATGCCATAGTGAACTGCACAGAGCTGGTGACCTATGACCTCATTAAGGATGCACTTATCCGATCAACACCCTTGACTG ATGATCTCCCCTGCCATTTCACCTCTGCCTTCGGTGCAGGCTTTTGCACCACGGTGATCGCCTCACCGGTCGATGTTGTGAAAACAAGATACATGAACTCCTCCAATGGCCAGTACAAGAGCGCTGTGAGCTGCGCACTCAACATGTTTCTCAAGGAGGGCCCCATGGCCTTCTACAAAGG atttATGCCCTCTTTCCTGAGGCTGGGTTCTTGGAACGTGGTGATGTTCGTGACCTACGAGCAGTTGAAGCGTGCCATGATGCAGGCTCGCAACAACTATGCCTCTCCGCTCTAG
- the LOC134452563 gene encoding mitochondrial uncoupling protein 2-like, whose amino-acid sequence MVGMKPTDVAPTAAVKFFGAGTAACIADLVTFPLDTAKVRLQIQGEVAAVEGVMAVQYRGVFGTITTMVRTEGARSLYNGLVAGLQRQMSFASVRIGLYDQVKQFYSRGSENASIVVRLMAGCTTGAMAVTFAQPTDVVKVRFQAQMRMVDGAKRYSGTMDAYRTIARDEGVKGLWKGCMPNIARNAIVNCAELVTYDIIKELILNYGLMSDNLPCHFVAGFGAGFCTTIVASPVDVVKTRFMNSTPGQYTSAINCAITMLTKEGPTAFYKGFMPSFLRLGSWNIVMFVSYEQIKRAMTRAQQSWESPI is encoded by the exons ATGGTTGGAATGAAGCCCACTGACGTGGCCCCTACGGCCGCCGTCAAGTTCTTTGGCGCCGGGACGGCCGCCTGCATCGCTGACCTGGTCACCTTCCCGCTCGACACGGCCAAAGTCCGGCTGCAG ATCCAGGGAGAGGTGGCGGCGGTGGAGGGTGTGATGGCGGTGCAGTACCGCGGCGTGTTtggcaccatcaccaccatggtGCGCACCGAAGGTGCCCGCAGCCTCTACAACGGCCTGGTGGCTGGACTCCAGAGGCAGATGAGCTTCGCCTCCGTCCGCATCGGACTCTACGACCAAGTCAAGCAGTTTTACAGCAGGGGCTCGGAGA ATGCCAGTATAGTTGTTCGCTTGATGGCCGGGTGCACGACGGGCGCCATGGCGGTGACCTTTGCCCAGCCCACGGACGTGGTGAAGGTTCGCTTCCAGGCCCAGATGCGCATGGTGGACGGCGCCAAGAGGTACAGTGGCACCATGGACGCCTACAGAACCATTGCCCGCGACGAGGGAGTCAAGGGACTGTGGAAAG GCTGCATGCCCAACATCGCGCGCAATGCCATCGTGAACTGCGCAGAGCTGGTCACCTACGACATCATCAAAGAGCTCATTTTGAACTACGGCCTCATGTCAG ATAACCTGCCCTGTCACTTCGTGGCGGGTTTCGGCGCTGGTTTCTGCACCACCATCGTGGCGTCCCCGGTGGACGTGGTGAAGACACGGTTCATGAACTCCACCCCCGGCCAGTACACCAGTGCCATCAACTGCGCCATCACCATGCTGACCAAGGAGGGACCCACTGCCTTCTATAAAGG GTTCATGCCTTCCTTCTTGCGCCTGGGGTCCTGGAACATTGTGATGTTTGTTTCCTACGAGCAGATCAAGAGAGCCATGACGAGAGCGCAGCAGTCTTGGGAGTCACCCATCTGA